The genomic stretch TATGAATATCTAAAAGAAATATATGAAGCAGTAAAAGAATTCAAAAAAGTGCTATTTTCCAAAAGCACAGAAAAATTACATAATTGGATAAAAAAATATGAAAAAAGTTCTATTCAAGGGATACAGAGTTTCATACATGGAATAAAACGAGACATAGTAGCAGTAGAAAACGCAATAAAATATGAATATAGTAATGGCTTAGCAGAGGGAAAAATAAACAAAATAAAATTAATAAAAAGAATGATGTATGGAAGATGTAAATTTGAAACATTAAAAAATAAAATTCTGTTGATTGAACATAATTAAACTAATCTAAGCATAATCACAGTTTATTCAAGTAACTTTGGAAAGAGCCAAATTAATATATAGCTAAGTAAGCAAAAATCACCTG from Marinitoga hydrogenitolerans DSM 16785 encodes the following:
- a CDS encoding transposase; its protein translation is YEYLKEIYEAVKEFKKVLFSKSTEKLHNWIKKYEKSSIQGIQSFIHGIKRDIVAVENAIKYEYSNGLAEGKINKIKLIKRMMYGRCKFETLKNKILLIEHN